Within Nocardioides rotundus, the genomic segment AACAGATGATCGGCTTCCGGGTCGCTGCGAAGTCGAAGATGGCCGAGGAGTAGTCCGACACCAACACGTCGCAGGCGAGGAAGAGGTGGTTGATGTCGGGGAAGGCGGAGACGTCACGAAAGCCAGGACCCGTCGCGTCCGGGTGCTTCTGCACGTTCTTGTGCATCCTGGCCAGCACCACGACGCCTTCGGGAAGCCGAGCCACGAGATCGTCGTAGTCGATGACCGGGGGAGTGTCCGTCGAGTGTCCGTCGACCATCTCGTAGTCGCGCCAGGTCGGAGCGGAGAGCACGACCACATCGTCGTCGTCGAGACCGAGTGCCGCGCGCGTCGAACTCCGGATCTCCGGGGCCTCGGGACTGCGCAGCACATCGTTGCGCGGATAGCCGCACTCCCATACGGGGCCGTCGAAGCCGAAGGCGGACCGGAGGTACGGCGTCACGGCCGGGCTCTGCGAGAGGAGCACGTCCCAGCTCTTGACGTCACGCTCCACCCTGCGCAGGTGCTCCGACGCGCCCGCGTAGGCAAGGGAACGCTCGTCGAATCCGAGCAGCTTCAGCGGCGAGCCGTGCCACGTCTGCAGATAGGTTCCGTGGGGGCTTCCCGGTATCCGTTGGGTGAGGATGTCGTTGGTGACGAAGAGGCCGGCCCGGCGGAGGAACCACAGATGGGCGGGGGAGTGCCGCCTCAGACCACGG encodes:
- a CDS encoding CDP-glycerol glycerophosphotransferase family protein; amino-acid sequence: MTTALFESWRGQFNDNPREIYERLLDRLPGTDARWVGGDALPQQIRGLRRHSPAHLWFLRRAGLFVTNDILTQRIPGSPHGTYLQTWHGSPLKLLGFDERSLAYAGASEHLRRVERDVKSWDVLLSQSPAVTPYLRSAFGFDGPVWECGYPRNDVLRSPEAPEIRSSTRAALGLDDDDVVVLSAPTWRDYEMVDGHSTDTPPVIDYDDLVARLPEGVVVLARMHKNVQKHPDATGPGFRDVSAFPDINHLFLACDVLVSDYSSAIFDFAATRKPIICYVPDLERYEETRGFYVDYQEWAPGPVVRTVEDLAQLLADAGLVGQAHGAKLEQFIQTYCPLDDGNAGERVVERLIREGLV